From one Oscillatoria sp. FACHB-1407 genomic stretch:
- a CDS encoding HlyD family type I secretion periplasmic adaptor subunit yields MESPRPTSSAHARQTRQQFVNPEDYLSYELGKAVRELPPLYTRLLAGSLTALVLGAITWAHFSKVDEVATTQGELIPAQQVRPVRALDGGIIREIRVKEGDRVQQGDILIEQDPDVSDAAVERLRQSAELIRQDIARLEAERTGQTRAGTALQDQLLAARLREFDTRQAAAVAETNRQSAAIAEARAQLARLQENLSNARISLRNAEERERSLRGLVDGAIPRFDYLEAKDRLTQAQDQVSSLEQEIAGQRQAIRQAEQAYQAARQASGTLSSQREGEIIAQLNQRREELTNIEGQLEQATKQRDRETLRAPISGRIYNVQATLGEGTVEPGEELLSILPDGNNLMLEVKVLNRDIGFIHEGMRAKVKLATFPFQEFGTIEGKVVQISPNATLDENLGLIFTATIELSRTTVRVQNRDVELVPGMAATAELVTRQRSVLTFLIEPITRRFDEAFGVR; encoded by the coding sequence ATGGAATCGCCACGCCCTACTTCTTCTGCCCATGCCCGTCAAACTCGCCAACAGTTTGTTAATCCTGAAGATTACCTCTCCTATGAGTTGGGCAAGGCTGTTCGAGAGTTGCCCCCGCTCTACACCCGGTTGCTCGCGGGCAGCCTGACTGCCCTAGTCTTAGGAGCCATCACCTGGGCACACTTCAGCAAAGTTGATGAGGTGGCGACCACTCAAGGTGAGCTGATTCCTGCTCAGCAGGTTCGTCCCGTACGCGCACTGGACGGTGGCATCATTCGGGAAATTCGAGTCAAGGAAGGCGATCGCGTTCAACAGGGCGATATCTTGATTGAGCAAGACCCGGACGTATCCGATGCAGCGGTAGAACGGTTAAGACAATCTGCCGAGCTGATTCGCCAGGACATTGCCCGGTTAGAGGCAGAGCGAACAGGTCAGACCCGTGCTGGAACTGCATTACAAGATCAGTTGTTAGCCGCACGGTTGCGTGAGTTTGATACCCGACAGGCGGCGGCTGTGGCAGAGACAAACCGACAATCAGCGGCGATCGCAGAAGCCCGTGCCCAATTGGCTCGCCTTCAAGAAAATCTGTCAAACGCCAGAATTAGCCTGCGAAATGCTGAAGAACGAGAACGCAGCCTGCGTGGGTTAGTGGATGGGGCTATTCCTCGATTTGATTACCTGGAAGCCAAAGATCGCCTGACCCAGGCACAAGACCAGGTGTCTTCATTGGAGCAGGAGATTGCTGGACAGCGGCAAGCGATTCGACAGGCAGAGCAAGCCTATCAAGCGGCTCGTCAAGCTTCTGGAACCCTCAGTTCACAACGCGAAGGGGAGATCATCGCTCAACTCAACCAACGCCGCGAAGAGTTGACCAACATCGAGGGACAACTGGAGCAAGCCACCAAACAGCGCGATCGCGAAACCCTGCGAGCACCCATCAGTGGCAGAATCTACAACGTACAGGCAACCTTGGGCGAAGGCACTGTAGAGCCTGGAGAAGAGTTGCTCTCCATTCTGCCGGATGGCAATAACCTGATGCTGGAAGTGAAGGTGTTGAACCGGGATATTGGCTTTATCCATGAAGGGATGCGAGCAAAGGTAAAACTCGCCACATTCCCCTTCCAGGAGTTTGGCACGATCGAAGGAAAAGTGGTGCAGATTAGCCCAAACGCCACGCTGGACGAAAATTTGGGTCTGATCTTTACCGCCACAATTGAACTTAGCCGCACCACCGTTCGGGTGCAAAACCGCGATGTAGAATTGGTTCCCGGAATGGCAGCGACGGCTGAACTGGTAACTCGTCAACGATCGGTGTTGACCTTCTTGATTGAACCGATTACTCGCCGATTTGATGAAGCCTTTGGGGTGAGGTAA
- a CDS encoding pyridoxamine 5'-phosphate oxidase family protein, whose product MAKVFDCITDDLQRFIAAQHIFFVATAPLSPTGHINVSPKGLDSFRILSPNRVAYLDLTGSGNETSAHLLENSRITLMFCAFQGAPLILRLYGQGKVLLPTMSGWDTFAGLFPDIPGIRQMIVADIDRVQTSCGTGVPLFEHTGDRDELVKWATKKGDDGLRDYWQLKNMKSIDGLPSPLSLEMQ is encoded by the coding sequence ATGGCTAAAGTGTTTGATTGCATCACTGACGACTTGCAACGATTCATCGCCGCTCAACATATCTTCTTCGTTGCAACGGCACCCCTTAGCCCTACCGGACATATCAACGTTTCTCCCAAAGGGCTCGACAGCTTTCGCATCCTCTCTCCCAACCGGGTTGCCTACCTCGACCTGACGGGGAGTGGCAACGAAACCTCGGCTCACCTGCTGGAGAATAGTCGCATTACCCTGATGTTTTGTGCTTTTCAGGGAGCACCACTGATTCTGCGTCTCTATGGACAGGGCAAAGTGTTGCTCCCCACAATGTCGGGTTGGGACACGTTCGCAGGGTTATTCCCCGATATCCCTGGAATTCGGCAAATGATTGTGGCGGATATCGATCGCGTCCAAACGTCTTGCGGTACAGGGGTTCCGCTGTTTGAACACACGGGCGATCGCGATGAGTTGGTGAAGTGGGCAACGAAGAAAGGCGATGATGGGTTGCGCGACTACTGGCAACTCAAAAACATGAAAAGTATTGATGGTTTACCCTCTCCCCTCAGTTTAGAAATGCAGTAA
- a CDS encoding transposase, protein MQPRSLSSCVAGFKVAVTRQINILRNAPRSSVWQRSYYDHIIRSERSLHFLRQYIQQNPLCWQEDQLHPDNPSDW, encoded by the coding sequence ATGCAACCTCGATCCTTGTCATCTTGTGTTGCAGGTTTCAAAGTAGCTGTGACAAGGCAAATTAACATCCTTCGCAACGCACCTAGAAGCTCAGTTTGGCAACGCAGTTATTACGACCACATTATTCGTAGCGAGCGATCGCTGCATTTTTTACGGCAATACATTCAGCAAAATCCCCTTTGTTGGCAGGAAGACCAATTGCATCCTGACAATCCTTCTGATTGGTAG
- a CDS encoding class I fructose-bisphosphate aldolase yields MYTEELKATAKAMVAPGKGILAADESYGTANKRFQKLGIPTTEEMRRAYREMLFTASGIGNFFSGVILFDETIRQSTKDGVPFTKVLMDAGIIPGIKLDAGAKPLAKSPNEVVTEGLDGLRDRIKEYYDMGARFAKWRAVITIGDGIPSRRCIEVNAHALARYAALCQEGGLVPIVEPEVLMDGDHTLERSYEVHQETLKTVFYELHRQGIDLDQMILKPSMVIPGENSPNQVSAEEVARATVKCLLDCVPASVPGCAFLSGGQSDEDATAHLNAMNQLFKGQLPWHLTFSYGRALQQAAMQTWGGRDENVAAAQKALYHRAKCNSAAALGEYSRDMEAIAV; encoded by the coding sequence ATGTATACCGAGGAGTTGAAAGCGACCGCAAAAGCCATGGTCGCACCGGGAAAAGGCATTTTGGCAGCCGATGAAAGCTATGGCACTGCCAATAAACGATTTCAAAAATTAGGCATTCCTACCACTGAAGAGATGCGGCGAGCCTATCGCGAGATGCTGTTCACCGCATCGGGCATTGGTAATTTCTTTAGTGGCGTCATCCTGTTTGACGAAACCATTCGGCAATCGACCAAAGATGGGGTGCCGTTTACCAAAGTCTTGATGGATGCAGGCATCATTCCAGGCATTAAGCTGGATGCCGGAGCAAAACCGCTGGCAAAATCTCCTAACGAGGTTGTCACCGAGGGCTTAGATGGCTTGCGCGATCGCATCAAAGAGTACTATGACATGGGTGCCCGATTTGCCAAATGGCGAGCGGTGATTACCATTGGCGATGGCATTCCTTCGCGGCGTTGCATTGAGGTCAACGCTCACGCTCTGGCACGTTATGCCGCGTTGTGTCAGGAAGGCGGGTTAGTCCCGATTGTGGAGCCGGAAGTATTGATGGATGGTGACCACACCCTGGAACGCAGCTATGAGGTTCATCAGGAGACGCTAAAAACCGTCTTTTATGAACTGCACCGTCAGGGCATTGACCTGGATCAGATGATCTTGAAACCCAGCATGGTGATTCCCGGTGAAAATTCGCCAAATCAGGTCAGTGCAGAAGAAGTCGCCAGAGCCACCGTGAAGTGCTTGCTCGATTGCGTTCCGGCTTCAGTCCCCGGATGCGCCTTCCTGTCTGGAGGTCAAAGCGATGAGGATGCGACCGCTCACCTCAACGCCATGAATCAACTGTTTAAGGGACAACTTCCCTGGCATCTCACCTTCTCCTACGGTCGGGCACTGCAACAAGCCGCAATGCAAACCTGGGGAGGACGCGACGAAAACGTAGCCGCTGCTCAAAAAGCCCTGTATCACCGAGCTAAGTGCAATAGTGCAGCCGCATTGGGTGAATATAGTCGCGATATGGAAGCGATCGCTGTATAA